DNA sequence from the Gemmatimonadales bacterium genome:
GCCTCCGGCACCGACGGGCGTAGCAGCCGGACGCGAGGGGCCTCGGTCGTCATCCGTTTGGCGATGATCGCCTGCGTCGTGGGGCCGGTGAACGGCGGCTCCCCGGCCAGCATCTCGTAGAGGACGCAACCGAGGGCGTACAGGTCAGCGCGGGCATCGGTCAAATGGTCCCCGCTGGCCTGCTCGGGGCTCATGTAGGCCGGAGTTCCGACCACGACGCCAGTCTCCGTGAGCTGCTCGCTACCGACTCCCAACGCGCGCGCGATCCCGAAATCGGCCACCAGCGTGCTGCCATCGTTGGTCAGGAGAATGTTCTCGGGCTTCACGTCGCGGTGGATCACGCCGTGCTGGTGGGCATAGTCGAGTCCTCTCGCCGCTTCGACCGCGATCCGGAGAGCGTCCTCGACCGGCAGTTGGCCCTCACGGCGCAGGCGGTCGCGGAGCGACTCGCCTTCGACATAGGGCATGGTGAACCACAGCCGGCCACCGCCAGGCTCGACGGCGCCAGCCTCACCGGAATCGAACACGGTCAGGATGTGCGGGTGCTGCAGGCGGGCGGCCGTGCGGATCTCGCGCTGGAAACGCTCCGGCCCGAGCGCCGCCGCAAGCTCGGGGTGCAAGACCTTGAGCGCCACCCGCCGGTCGTGCTTCAGATCTTTCGCGAGGTAGACCGTTGCCATTCCGCCCCGGCCGAGCACTCGCTCGATCAGATAGTGATCGCGCAGAGCCTCGGTGAGGGCGGGCGGCGGTAGCGACGGCGGCATTTTTCGGCGGCTGGAGACCTCTCGAATCTACTTCCCCGGCCCCGGCAACTGCAGCATCGGCATCGCCCCGCCGGTCACCTGCGGCATCTGCCCGTTCCACCGCTTGCTCATCTCGTACTGCACCAGCGTGGGGGTGATGCTCTCGCTCAGGAGCCGGTTGGCCTTGGCCTGCGCCTCCGCCTCCGCCAGAATCGCCTTGGCCCGGCCGGCAGCCTTGATCGAGTCGCCCTGGGCCTGGAACTGGTTCTTCTGCAGCTCGTTCTGCGACGTGAGCGCCTGCTGCTGCATGACGTTCTTCTGGTTGATCGCCTCGATGACGGCTGGCGGCGCGCGCAGCTCGTTGATAGTGAACTGCTTCACCTGAATGCCGTAGGGATCCAGCCGCTGCTCCAGCGACTTGGTCACCCGGCCGGTCACTTCGGCCTTCTTGGGGCCGATGATCGCCGCGATCTCCTCGTTGCCCACCACTTCCTGTAAGGCTTGCCGGATGGCCTGCTTGACATAGGTGTGCTGGATGGTGCCTATGTCCGTCCGGAAAGTGGAATAGAGCGCCGGCACTTTGGTCGGGTCGAGCTCGAACGACATCGACACGTCGAGCGACAGCGGCTGGCCTTCGACGCTGTTGACGTTGATCTCGTCGTTGTTGCTCGACCCTTCGCTCGAGGCCCGGGTCAGCACCAGGGTCTGCATGAACGTGGGATACTCCTCGATCCCGGTCGTGAGCGGATTCCGCGCGTGGAGGCCGGGCCCGAGCGGCCGCGGGTCCACCCCGCCGCCGGTCCGATGGATCACGATGCCGACGTGCCCCGGATTGACGTACGTCACCGCCGTCGGCCCCAACAGCAGCAACACCAGCAGCCCCAGAGCGATGCCGGCCAGCCGCGCGATCCTGCTGAGGCCACTGTCGCCGTCGCCCATGGCACTACTCATGTAACGCCTCCTTGTAGCACACCGGACACATGCGGCTGCCGGACGGCAGTCGCACCAGCTCTTCCTCCCGCTGCAGGCCGTGGATGGGACACTCCAACTCCAGCTCCCGCTCCAGCCGCCGGCGGTTGCCGACCTGCCGCAGCAGGAGACCCAGCGGCGTCCACTGCCGGAGGACAAAGAAAAGGAGGGCGGCCATCGTCGCGAGCATCGCGACGAACAGCACGCCCTCCACAATGATCCCTGCCATGTCCTCCGCCTCTGTTGGTGAAGCGTCCTTCCGGACGCCACAAATATAGCGCGCCGGAGACGACTCCGTCAGCGGCCCCGGCCGCCGGGCATGACCGTTGCCCCTTCACCTCCGCGTCGGCCCAGCCGGTCTCACCCGGCGGTGCTGCAAGCTCCGACACGATCGCGCAACCCGATCTCACAGAACCGGTTACGGTTCCCTTCACGCTCCCAGCTCCGGAGGTCGCACGCATGCTCGTCCTGCATTCCGCAAGGCGCGTCCCGGTGGTCGCAAGCCTGCTGCTCCTGCTCGCTGCCTGCTCTCACGACAACGGGCCGAGCGAGTTCAATCCTGCCGGCGCGACCGCCGACCTGACCGCCGCCGAGGACGCCTTCCAGGCACCCGCCGTTACCAGCTATGGGGCGGTCAGCAGCGACATCGCGTTCGCGCTCGGCGGTTCGGCCGCCGTGGTCGGTTCCCCCGCACTCGCCCTCTCCGGGAGCTCCAGCCGCGAGCGATATGCCCGCGCCGTGACCCGCATGCTTCCCGCCTCGTCGGGGATGCAAGCCTCGGTGGCCGCGATTCCAGCCAGCGCGCTGGGCACGACCTACGAGTGGGACACGACCAGCGACGTGTACGTGCAGTCCGACCTCCCCGGCGCGCCATCCAACGGCGTGCGCTTCCTGCTCTACGCGGTCAATCCGGTCACTTTGCGTCCGGTCGAGCCGCTGGATGAGGTCGGCTATGTGGACTTCATCGACGAGAGCGGCAGCAGCACCCTCGCCGTCCGCGCCATCGTCGTCTCCAATGGCACCACCTATCTGGATTACAGCGTGCACGCCAGCGGGACCAGCTCCTCGGGATCGGTCACCGTCACCGGCTACGCCTCCGACGGCACCATCCGGGCGAACTTCAACCTGGAGAACGCCCTCACCCAGACCACCGATGGCATCACCCTGGAGCTCGACTACGGCCTGGACGTGCCCAACCGGAATCTCGAGCTCGACTGGACGGCGACGATCAGCGAGGTCAGCGGTCAGGAGACCCAGGTGGGCGTCGACCTCACCATCCAGGGGGAGAACGGCACCATCCGGCTGCAGGGTACGGTGGCCGCGGGCGACGGCAGCTTCACCGTCCGGGTGAATGGGGATCTCTTCGCCACGATCACGCTCTCGAGCGGCAGCGAAGCGGTGATCACCGGCGCGAACGGGGGGACGTTGACCGCGGAGGAGGAGGAGACGCTGCGGACGATTCTGAGCTACTACGACGACTCGTTCGGCGTGTTCGGCGCTCTGCTGGCGCCGATCGGCTGAGAGCAGAAGCAGCAAGGTTGAACGACGGCCCGGCGAAGTTGCCGGGCCGCTCTATTTCGAGCTGCCCAGCCAGGCCTTGCCGCCGATCAGCTCCTGCACCAGATCCTCGCTGGTGCGATCGGCCGCCTCCGCGGCGAAGTTGGTGACGACCCGGTGGCGCAGCACGGCAGGCGCCACGCTGCGGA
Encoded proteins:
- a CDS encoding prohibitin family protein; the encoded protein is MSSAMGDGDSGLSRIARLAGIALGLLVLLLLGPTAVTYVNPGHVGIVIHRTGGGVDPRPLGPGLHARNPLTTGIEEYPTFMQTLVLTRASSEGSSNNDEINVNSVEGQPLSLDVSMSFELDPTKVPALYSTFRTDIGTIQHTYVKQAIRQALQEVVGNEEIAAIIGPKKAEVTGRVTKSLEQRLDPYGIQVKQFTINELRAPPAVIEAINQKNVMQQQALTSQNELQKNQFQAQGDSIKAAGRAKAILAEAEAQAKANRLLSESITPTLVQYEMSKRWNGQMPQVTGGAMPMLQLPGPGK